The Merismopedia glauca CCAP 1448/3 genome segment CCTCGGATATATGGGCGGAAAGCTCATTATTGAAGAAGGAGGCTTTGACGTAATTCACGCTCACGATTGGCTAGTTTCAGATGCAGCGATCGCCCTAAAACATACTTTCAAAATTCCCTTAGTTGCCACCATCCACGCCACAGAAGCAGGTCGTTTCAATGGCGTTCATACTAACGATCAACACTACGTAAATGGCAAAGAAAAGCTTTTAGCTTATGAAGCTTGGCGAGTTATTGTTTGTAGTGAATATATGCACCGCGAAGTTGAAAAAGTATTAGAAACTCCTTGGGATAAAATTGACGTAGTTTACAATGGAATTCGCCCAGGAAAGAAATTGCGTCGTCATGAATTTGATGCAGTTAACTTTCGCCGTCGCTTTGCCGAAGATCGAGAAAAAATTGTGTATTATGTGGGCAGAATTTCTTATGAAAAAGGGGTTTATGTCCTGCTCAATGCGGCTCCCAAAGTGCTAGAAGAAATGTTGGGTCATGCCAAGATTATCATTATTGGTGGTGGCAATACAGATTCTTTGAAGCGTCAAGCTTGGAATTTAGGAATTTGGGATCGTTGTTATTTTACTGGGTTTATGTCTGATGAAGATTTAAACAAGTTCCAAAGCATAGCCGATTGTGCAGTTTTTCCTAGTTTATACGAACCTTTTGGCATAGTAGCTTTAGAAAGTTTTGCGGCTAGAGTTCCGGTAGTTGTTTCCGATACTTGCGGATTACCGGAAGTAGTTAGACATACTAAAACAGGGATTGTGACTTGGACAAATAATGCTGATTCTTTGGCTTGGGGAATATTAGAAGTATTAAAAAATCCAGGGTATGCTCAGTGGTTAGTTGATAACGCATATCAAGATTTAGAAACAAGATTTAATTGGGAAAGATTAGCCAAACAAACAATAGCAACCTATCAAAAAGTAGTCGAAGAGCGATCGCGCGTTACTTGGATTTAATTGTTAGAAGGAAGAAGGAAGAAGGAAAAGGGAAGAAGGGAAGGCAAGTATAAAATAAGTAACTTACATTAGCTACAATTTGATTAGTTATTCAGTGGTTTTGCTATGTTTCAGTACAAACCCCATGTGTACTATCCTTCATCTAAAGAACTACCTGATTCAGACGATACTCCTGTGGATAACGAATTACAAGATCTAATTCCTGGAATGCTCAAAGCGATCACCTGAAGAAAGAGTAATTCAAGCCGAATCTCGCGCTCAAAAGTTGGAAGCACAACTAAAAGCTTTAGGTATAGATCCAGTTTAGCGATCGCCTATAATTTATAGCAGAAGTAGGGGCGCAACGCCTTGCGCCCCTACAAAAATCATCGGATTCTTGTGGGGCGGGCTTCTAGCCTGCTACGGGACAGCCGAGACGGCTATCTTTACAAGCCATACTTGAAGACTAGGCGAGATATTTGTTAATCCTCTAAAATCAATCTGTTTCTATGACTATGGAGCAGATGCAACTGTTGCCCGATCACCTGCTCTAACATATATATTATCTGTTCTGGTCTGAGCATCGTCCCATCATTGCGACAACTGCCGATATAACGGATTTTTTGGGCTTCTGTAGATTCTAATTCAAACAAGCGATCGCGCAAATTCACTTGTTTAATCTTCCCAGATTTACTAGTTTGCTCTTGCCAAATTTCTGAACTCGCCAAAACAGCCTGAATCGACTTTTCCCAATCGATTTCGTTATCATCAGCTAAATCCAGCACATATTCTGCTTTTACCAAAGACTGAGTAGCTGAAGGTGCTTTAAGCTCTATTTCATCCACTTCATAGATGGGAATATCTTCGGGTAACTGAGCCGCCAAACGCGCTTGAAAACTAGATTCATCCATCGATTCAGTTAACTCAAAATCGACAATTTCCCCGCTACTAGTTGCTCCCAAAGGTAAAGCATTCGCTACCATAATTCTGGGGCTGGGATGAAACCCACCTGTAAAACTAACGGGAATTGCGGCTCTTCTGACAGCGCGATCGAATAATCTCAGTAAATCTAGGTGACTTACTAACCTCATGTCCCCTTGCTTCCCAAATCGCATCCGCAATCGTTGCTGGCGTTCTCGATTAGGAGTAAAGTGTCCGGTAAAGGTAGGGATAGGTGCTGGAGGAATCACCACATTATGTCCAAAATCAGTGCTGCACACCCCGCAATGAGAGCAACCTTCAAAAGAGCAATCGGGGACAACCGCAGCCTCTAGAGCCAGTTTTAGGTCATCTTTGAGCCACTTTTTATCAATCCCACTATCAATATGATCCCAAGG includes the following:
- a CDS encoding glycosyltransferase family 4 protein, translating into MKILVLTWEFPPRLVGGISRHVAELYPEIVKLGDEVHLITVEFGQAPLYEVVEGIHVHRVSVGYSHDFFHWVVNLNESLGYMGGKLIIEEGGFDVIHAHDWLVSDAAIALKHTFKIPLVATIHATEAGRFNGVHTNDQHYVNGKEKLLAYEAWRVIVCSEYMHREVEKVLETPWDKIDVVYNGIRPGKKLRRHEFDAVNFRRRFAEDREKIVYYVGRISYEKGVYVLLNAAPKVLEEMLGHAKIIIIGGGNTDSLKRQAWNLGIWDRCYFTGFMSDEDLNKFQSIADCAVFPSLYEPFGIVALESFAARVPVVVSDTCGLPEVVRHTKTGIVTWTNNADSLAWGILEVLKNPGYAQWLVDNAYQDLETRFNWERLAKQTIATYQKVVEERSRVTWI